In Dioscorea cayenensis subsp. rotundata cultivar TDr96_F1 chromosome 11, TDr96_F1_v2_PseudoChromosome.rev07_lg8_w22 25.fasta, whole genome shotgun sequence, a single genomic region encodes these proteins:
- the LOC120272243 gene encoding two-component response regulator 24-like, with protein MAFSGSSSGYKKMNNFLNSSDPGFKNNLRVLVVDDDKMVRNITMAMLRTLKVEGKEAVNGKEAVDLFIAGENFNLVLMDREMPVMTGLEATKYLRGMGVRVKLVGVSACSTDKEKQDFLNAGADEFFAKPMTCAKLSALLQEVDENL; from the exons ATGGCATTCAGTGGAAGTTCCTCAGGCTACAAGAAGATGAATAACTTTCTGAACAGTAGTGACCCTGGCTTTAAGAACAACTTGAGGGttcttgttgttgatgatgacaAGATGGTGCGCAATATTACAATGGCAATGCTAAGAACCCTCAAAGTCGAAGGCAAAGAAGCAGTGAATGGAAAGGAAGCTGTGGATCTTTTTATCGCAGGAGAGAACTTCAATCTTGTGCTGATGGATAGGGAGATGCCAGTTATGACTGGTCTAGAG GCAACAAAGTACCTGAGGGGAATGGGCGTGCGTGTGAAGCTGGTAGGTGTGAGTGCGTGCTCAACGGACAAGGAGAAGCAGGATTTCCTCAATGCAGGTGCTGATGAATTTTTTGCAAAGCCAATGACTTGCGCTAAACTCTCCGCACTCCTGCAGGAAGTGGATGAAAATCTGTAG
- the LOC120272003 gene encoding oligopeptide transporter 7-like — protein sequence MESSMEEAKHQITRPLLPANQPSTSSSAEKEEENSPIEQVALTVPTSDDPTIPCLTFRMWVLGTLSCVLLSFLNQFFWYRKEPLSITSISAQIAVVPIGHLMAATLTERVFFRGTRCEFTLNPGPFNMKEHVLITIFANSGAGTVYAIHIVTAVKVFYRKHITFFVSLLVILTTQVLGFGWAGIFRRYLVEPAAMWWPYNLVQVSLFRALHEKERRVKGGLTRNQFFLIAFICSFAYYVFPGYLFSMLTSLSWVCWIFPTSVLAQQLGSGLYGLGIGAIGLDWSTISSYLGSPLASPWFATANIAAGFVFIMYIITPIVYWSNLYHAKTFPIFSDGLFTSSGQVYNISSIIDSDFHLDVQAYEKNGPLYLSAFFAVTYGVGFASLTAIITHVALFHGKEIWQMSKSAFQEKKIDVHTRLMRKYNQVPEWWFICILIANIALTIFACEYYIDQLQLPWWGVLLACALAIFFTLPIGIITATTNQTPGLNIITEYVMGYLYPGRPVANMCFKVYGYISMTQALTFLQDFKLGHYMKIPPKTMFMAQVVGTLIAAFVYLGTAWWLMDSIPNICDTELLPSDSPWTCPADHVFYDASVIWGLIGPRRIFGDLGYYSAINWFFLGGAVAPILVWFAHRAFPQHEWIRLINMPVLIGATGQMPPATAVNYTSWIILGFLSGFVVYRYRRDWWQRHNYVLSGALDAGLAFMAVLLYLCLGLENISLNWWGNDLDGCPLASCPTAKDVIVEGCPVFS from the exons ATGGAATCCTCAATGGAAGAAGCGAAGCATCAAATCACAAGGCCGTTAT TGCCTGCAAACCAGccatcaacatcctcatctgctgaaaaagaagaagagaactCTCCCATAGAGCAGGTGGCGTTGACAGTGCCGACCAGCGATGACCCAACAATACCTTGCTTGACATTCCGCATGTGGGTGCTTGGCACTCTTTCATGTGTGCTACTGTCTTTCTTAAACCAGTTCTTCTGGTACCGGAAGGAACCATTGTCCATAACATCTATATCAGCACAGATTGCTGTGGTTCCAATTGGGCACCTGATGGCGGCTACATTGACAGAGAGAGTGTTCTTTAGAGGAACTCGCTGTGAGTTTACATTGAACCCAGGACCATTCAACATGAAGGAGCACGTCCTTATCACCATCTTTGCCAACTCCGGCGCTGGTACTGTGTACGCCATTCACATTGTCACTGCAGTGAAGGTCTTTTACAGAAAACACATCACCTTCTTTGTTTCCCTTCTCGTCATCCTCACTACTCAG GTGCTTGGATTTGGCTGGGCGGGAATATTCCGGCGGTATCTGGTGGAGCCAGCGGCGATGTGGTGGCCCTACAATCTGGTGCAGGTTTCCCTCTTCAG GGCACTTCATGAGAAGGAAAGACGAGTCAAAGGTGGCCTGACCCGGAACCAGTTCTTTCTCATAGCTTTCATCTGCAGCTTTGCTTACTATGTTTTCCCAGGGTATCTTTTTTCAATGCTTACCTCACTTTCCTGGGTCTGCTGGATTTTCCCCACTTCCGTGCTTGCCCAGCAGCTTGGTTCTGGTCTCTATGGCCTTGGCATTGGTGCCATTGGCCTTGACTGGTCAACCATCTCCTCCTACCTTGGCAGCCCCTTAGCAAGCCCATGGTTTGCCACAGCCAACATTGCTGCTGGCTTTGTGTTCATCATGTACATTATCACTCCAATTGTCTACTGGTCAAACCTCTACCACGCTAAGACCTTCCCCATATTCTCTGATGGCCTTTTCACTTCATCAGGCCAAGTTTACAATATCTCCAGCATCATAGACTCTGACTTCCACCTTGATGTCCAGGCATATGAAAAGAATGGACCTCTTTATTTAAGTGCGTTTTTTGCAGTGACTTACGGTGTTGGCTTTGCTTCTCTTACTGCTATCATCACTCATGTTGCACTCTTCCACGGAAA GGAGATATGGCAGATGAGTAAGTCCGCATTTCAGGAGAAGAAAATAGACGTGCACACGAGGCTCATGAGGAAGTACAACCAGGTTCCTGAGTGGTGGTTTATCTGCATCCTCATTGCCAACATAGCCCTTACCATCTTTGCTTGTGAGTATTATATTGATCAACTTCAGCTTCCCTGGTGGGGTGTTCTCCTGGCTTGTGCTCTTGCTATCTTCTTCACTCTACCCATTGGGATCATCACTGCCACAACTAATCAG ACACCAGGGTTGAACATCATAACTGAATACGTAATGGGATATTTGTATCCCGGGCGCCCAGTTGCTAACATGTGTTTCAAGGTGTATGGATACATAAGCATGACTCAAGCCTTAACCTTCCTTCAAGATTTCAAGCTTGGCCACTACATGAAGATCCCACCCAAGACTATGTTCATGGCTCAG GTGGTGGGAACTTTAATCGCGGCATTTGTGTACCTTGGCACAGCATGGTGGCTAATGGACAGTATCCCAAACATCTGTGACACTGAACTTCTCCCTTCGGACAGTCCCTGGACATGCCCGGCAGACCATGTCTTCTACGATGCATCGGTCATTTGGGGTCTCATCGGTCCCCGGAGAATCTTCGGAGACCTAGGTTACTACTCTGCTATTAACTGGTTCTTCCTGGGCGGCGCGGTGGCTCCTattcttgtttggtttgctcACAGGGCATTCCCTCAACATGAATGGATAAGGCTCATTAACATGCCAGTCCTGATTGGTGCCACTGGGCAAATGCCTCCGGCCACCGCCGTGAATTATACGTCATGGATTATACTTGGTTTTCTCTCAGGCTTTGTGGTTTATAGGTACAGGAGAGATTGGTGGCAACGTCATAACTATGTGTTATCTGGAGCACTGGATGCTGGGCTTGCTTTCATGGCTGTGTTGTTGTACTTGTGCCTGGGTTTGGAGAACATAAGTTTGAATTGGTGGGGTAATGACTTGGATGGTTGTCCTCTGGCTTCTTGTCCAACTGCTAAGGATGTTATTGTTGAGGGTTGTCCTGTTTTCTCATGA
- the LOC120271992 gene encoding pentatricopeptide repeat-containing protein At5g16420, mitochondrial, whose protein sequence is MSLLHRHRRFSTIVDLAHLSSPIIDPSHLTSLRSNSDLLVSYSITPPLQPWPSRLSPRHLSRIIHSLPDPLLALRAFHHASHFHPGFSHSYLSYHSILLRLAHARLFSYIPPILSSLRHSSIHCGENLFISLIRAYSLSSRPSSSLKIFLSIPSFRLRASVRSFNALLNAMIQNRRFHLVPILFKHCQSKFGIIPNVCTANIFLKALCKLGNLDGALKVLDEMPTWGMVPNVVSYTTILSCYCSLGDLHGAKALFDEILHRGWSPDVTTYTVLIDGYCRSGRLVDAVRTMDEMDDAGVKPNDVTYSVVIEECCRAKKSGEALNLIQDMLDGKYIPSSTLCCKVIDALCVDGKVEDACDIWKKLLKKNVTPDNSISSTLIYWLCKKGKVLEARKLFDEFEKGFIPSLLTYNTLISGMCENGELQEAGRLWDDMLEKKCAPNVFTYNVLIKGFCKVGKVKEGVEILEEMLEKKCMPNKSTYQVLVNGLLEAGDGDDELVEKVLCNLVSVGGEFFSKDDWSVFVSKMVKESENWRDVLNALLLGA, encoded by the coding sequence ATGTCTCTACTACACCGACATCGCCGTTTCTCCACCATCGTCGACCTCGCCCACCTTTCTTCTCCGATCATCGACCCTTCTCATCTCACCTCTCTCCGGTCCAACTCCGACCTCCTCGTCTCCTACTCCATCACTCCTCCTCTCCAACCTTGGCCTTCTCGTCTCTCCCCTCGCCATCTCTCCCGCATCATCCATTCTCTCCCCGACCCTCTCCTCGCCCTCCGCGCCTTCCACCACGCCTCCCACTTCCACCCCGGCTTCTCCCACTCCTACCTCTCCTACCACTCCATCCTCCTCCGCCTCGCCCATGCCCGTCTCTTCTCCTACATCCCCCCAATCCTCTCCTCCCTCCGCCACTCCTCCATCCACTGCGGCGAAAACCTCTTCATCTCCCTCATCCGCGCTTACTCCCTCTCCTCCCGCCCTTCCTCCTCTCTCAAGATCTTCCTTTCCATCCCCTCCTTCCGCCTCCGCGCTTCCGTCCGCTCCTTCAACGCCCTCCTCAACGCCATGATCCAAAACCGCCGCTTCCACCTCGTCCCCATCCTCTTCAAGCACTGCCAATCCAAGTTCGGAATCATCCCCAATGTCTGCACTGCCAACATCTTCCTCAAAGCTCTCTGCAAATTGGGCAACCTCGATGGTGCTCTCAAGGTGCTCGACGAAATGCCAACATGGGGTATGGTTCCCAATGTAGTCTCTTACACCACTATTCTCTCTTGCTATTGCTCCCTTGGTGATCTCCATGGTGCAAAGGCTCTGTTTGATGAGATTTTGCACCGTGGCTGGTCGCCGGACGTCACGACATACACCGTCTTGATCGATGGGTATTGCCGGTCTGGCCGGCTTGTTGATGCTGTGCGCACCATGGATGAGATGGATGATGCCGGCGTGAAACCGAATGATGTTACTTACTCTGTAGTGATTGAGGAATGCTGCAGAGCTAAGAAATCAGGGGAAGCATTGAACTTGATTCAGGACATGTTGGATGGGAAATACATCCCAAGCTCGACGCTTTGTTGTAAGGTGATTGATGCATTGTGTGTGGATGGTAAGGTGGAGGATGCTTGTGATATTTGGAAGAAGCTTTTGAAGAAGAATGTTACTCCGGATAATTCGATATCGAGCACTTTGATTTACTGGCTTTGTAAGAAAGGGAAGGTTTTGGAAGCTAGGAAACTGTTTGATGAGTTTGAAAAGGGATTCATTCCGAGCTTGTTGACATATAACACGCTCATTTCGGGAATGTGCGAGAACGGAGAGTTGCAAGAGGCAGGAAGGTTGTGGGATGATATGTTGGAGAAGAAGTGCGCGCCGAATGTATTCACTTATAATGTGCTTATCAAGGGGTTTTGTAAGGTTGGTAAGGTGAAAGAAGGGGTTGAGATTTTGGAGGAGATGTTGGAGAAGAAATGCATGCCTAATAAGTCTACGTATCAGGTGTTGGTTAATGGTCTTTTGGAAGCcggagatggagatgatgaaTTGGTCGAAAAGGTTCTTTGTAATCTGGTTTCAGTGGGAGGTGAATTCTTCAGCAAAGATGATTGGAGTGTGTTTGTGTCAAAGATGGTTAAGGAAAGTGAGAATTGGAGAGATGTTCTGAATGCATTGTTGTTAGGTGCATAA
- the LOC120271994 gene encoding mitochondrial import inner membrane translocase subunit TIM23-1-like — translation MADSRIFSGGDADDAHEPGRRLYNPYQDLQIPRQIVYDLPTSPEILFHEESTRQHRSWGENLTYCTGVGYLAGAIAGGSIGLRDGLRAAEQGDSMKLRINRVLNASGHTGRRLGNKLGVVGLLYAGMESGLVALRDKDDWMNSVAAGLGTGALFRAASGPRSAAVAGAIGGLMVGAAVAVKQVFKRYVPI, via the coding sequence ATGGCGGATTCAAGGATCTTCAGCGGAGGGGACGCTGATGACGCTCACGAACCTGGCCGGAGGCTCTACAATCCCTACCAGGACCTCCAGATCCCGCGTCAAATCGTGTATGACTTGCCGACATCGCCGGAGATACTTTTCCATGAAGAATCCACCCGCCAGCACCGATCCTGGGGCGAGAACCTCACCTACTGCACTGGTGTGGGTTACCTCGCTGGTGCCATCGCCGGTGGATCAATCGGGCTTCGTGATGGCCTTCGTGCTGCGGAGCAGGGAGACAGCATGAAGCTCCGGATCAATCGTGTGCTCAACGCCTCCGGCCACACCGGTCGCCGTCTAGGCAACAAACTCGGCGTGGTCGGACTTCTATATGCCGGGATGGAGAGCGGGTTGGTTGCTCTTCGTGACAAGGATGATTGGATGAACAGCGTTGCTGCGGGGCTTGGGACTGGGGCGCTCTTCAGGGCTGCGTCTGGGCCGAGGTCTGCGGCTGTGGCTGGGGCGATCGGCGGCCTGATGGTCGGTGCTGCGGTGGCTGTCAAGCAGGTCTTCAAGAGATACGTTCCtatctag
- the LOC120271993 gene encoding molybdate-anion transporter-like translates to MEVFYYMVFGFLALIVALLELSKTAKDRIATSSAFNSFKNNYLLVYSLMMAGDWLQGPYVYFLYSQYGFDKGDIGRLFIAGFGSSMLFGTIVGSLADKQGRRRACVTYCITYILSCITKHSPEYKVLMLGRILGGIATSLLFSAFESWLVAEHNKRGFEPQWLSLTFSKAIFLGNGLIAIVSGLFANLLADNLGFGPVAPFDAAACLLAIGMAIILSTWGENYGDPSDSKGLLTQFKGAAVAIASDEKIALLGAIQSLFEGSMYTFVFLWTPALSPNDEDIPHGFIFATFMLSSMLGSSIASRLMARPALKVEAYMQIVFAVSAVTLLLPIITNFLVTPSSVKGGGISFGGSILIFGFCTFEACVGIFWPSIMKMRSQYIPEEARSTIMNFFRIPLNIFVCVVLYNVNAFPITVMFGMCSIFLFMASILQRRLMVVAESHKSKPQDWTALRTQDEEAEALNI, encoded by the exons ATGGAGGTCTTCTACTACATGGTGTTTGGCTTCCTTGCTCTCATTGTGGCGCTGCTGGAGCTCAGCAAGACGGCTAAGGATCGGATTGCAACCTCCTCGGCGTTCAATTCCTTCAAGAACAACTATCTCCTTGTTTACTCTCTCATGATGG CTGGAGATTGGCTGCAAGGTCCTTATGTCTACTTCCTCTACAGCCAGTATGGTTTTGATAAAGGGGATATAGGTCGCCTCTTCATTGCTGGATTTGGATCTTCCATGTTGTTTGGAACCATTGTGGGATCGCTGGCTGATAAACA GGGCCGGAGGAGAGCTTGTGTCACCTACTGCATCACTTACATTTTGAGTTGCATCACCAAGCACTCCCCAGAGTATAAGGTGTTGATGCTTGGTCGGATATTGGGCGGCATTGCTACATCTCTCTTGTTCTCTGCCTTTGAATCTTGGCTCGTCGCAGAGCACAATAAG AGAGGGTTTGAACCTCAATGGCTGTCTTTGACTTTCTCCAAAGCTATCTTTTTAGGCAACGGTCTGATAGCCATTGTCTCTGGGCTCTTTGCTAACTTATTGGCTGATAACTTGGGATTTGGGCCTGTGGCTCCCTTTGATGCTGCTGCATGCCTCCTTGCAATTGGCATGGCAATCATACTATCAACATGGGGTGAGAACTATGGAGATCCTTCTGATAGCAAAGGTTTGCTTACTCAATTCAAGGGTGCTGCTGTTGCCATTGCCTCTG ACGAGAAGATTGCATTGCTTGGAGCCATAcaatcattgtttgagggaTCCATGTACACTTTCGTGTTTCTGTGGACTCCTGCTCTTAGCCCCAATGACGAAGACATACCCCATGGCTTTATTTTTGCTACCTTCATGTTATCTTCAATGCTGGGGAGCTCCATTGCTTCTAGGCTGATGGCTCGACCAGCGCTTAAAGTTGAAGCATACATGCAGATCGTATTTGCAGTCTCTGCAGTCACTCTTCTACTTCCAATCATTACAAAT TTCCTAGTAACACCATCGTCCGTCAAAGGTGGGGGCATCTCATTTGGTGGAAGTATCCTTATATTTGGTTTTTGTACCTTTGAAGCTTGTGTGGGAATATTTTGGCCATCTATTATGAAGATGAGATCTCAGTATATTCCTGAGGAAGCTAGGAGCACAATCATGAACTTCTTCCGCATTCCCCTcaatatatttgtgtgtgttgtTCTGTACAAC gtgAATGCGTTTCCAATCACAGTCATGTTCGGCATGTGCTCTATTTTCCTTTTCATGGCCTCAATACTGCAAAGGCGATTGATGGTGGTTGCTGAGAGTCACAAATCAA AACCACAAGATTGGACCGCATTGAGGACGCAAGATGAGGAAGCAGAAGCATTGAAtatctga
- the LOC120272244 gene encoding uncharacterized protein LOC120272244, with translation MSDMEGVLNSNVQSLPHVEEEFVDSDYDMSSGDEDYQEVMNEQREKSRGKQAGDLSFAQASCVTQGVGGGDVSESENDESDELLTESDSNGEGHIRFAEFNEEKELYNPRLRVGMVFRDFDQLKKACRNWGIKHRFQLWFPQNDKKRVICACHNKKCSFRIYAAHMSKDNPSVQIKSANLDHSCGKVFSNFHVTSRWLATKYFDKFKADPNWSYNGIIKQVKDDQGITISHMKAWRTKNLAMRWVNGDEAEQYTKLSMYAAELRQSNPGTTVILWRDEGVFQGFYVCLKPLKDAFWSGCRPFIGFDGCLLKGIYGGQVLSAIGIDPNDCIFPLAYAVVLTESRQTWTWFMELLRDDLEIWNSKYITIMSDRQKGLKRAVEDIFPDAEHRNCVRHIYTNFREKFKGKTLKDYLWNAARATYVQRFNYWLGEIEKESLEARRWLDHQDRPHASWTRYILDARDKGIITMLEMIKMKSMRRI, from the exons ATGTCTGATATGGAAGGGGTGTTAAATAGTAATGTGCAATCATTACCTCATGTAGAAGAGGAGTTTGTTGATTCTGATTATGATATGTCTTCTGGTGATGAGGATTATCAAGAGGTCATGAATGAACAAAGGGAAAAAAGTAGAGGCAAACAAGCTGGTGACCTATCCTTCGCACAAGCTAGTTGTGTAACACAAGGAGTTGGTGGTGGAGATGTAAGTGAATCAGAGAATGATGAATCTGATGAGCTATTGACAGAGTCTGATTCAAATGGTGAGGGTCATATTAGGTTTGCAGAATTTAATGAAGAAAAGGAATTGTACAACCCACGGTTAAGGGTTGGAATGGTGTTTAGGGATTTTGACCAACTCAAAAAAGCATGCAGAAACTGGGGGATTAAGCACAGATTTCAATTATGGTTCCCCCAAAATGACAAGAAGAGAGTTATTTGTGCTTGTCACAACAAGAAATGCTCATTTAGGATTTATGCAGCTCACATGAGCAAAGACAATCCATCTGTGCAAATTAAGAGTGCAAATTTAGATCACAGCTGTGGGAAGGTCTTCAGTAATTTTCATGTGACTTCAAGGTGGCTTGCAACCAaatactttgacaaattcaagGCCGATCCAAATTGGAGCTATaatgggataattaaacaagTCAAGGATGACCAAGGTATCACAATATCTCACATGAAAGCTTGGAGAACAAAAAATTTGGCTATGAGGTGGGTTAATGGAGATGAGGCTGAGCAGTACACAAAACTTAGCATGTATGCAGCTGAGCTTAGACAAAGTAATCCTGGGACCACAGTAATTTTGTGGAGGGATGAAGGTGTCTTTCAAGGATTCTATGTCTGCCTAAAGCCCCTAAAGGATGCATTTTGGTCAGGATGTAGGCCATTCATAGGCTTTGATGGATGTCTTTTGAAAGGCATTTATGGTGGACAAGTTTTGTCAGCAATAGGTATTGATCCAAATGACTGCATATTTCCCCTTGCTTATGCAGTAGTTTTAACTGAGAGTAGACAGACTTGGACATGGTTCATGGAGCTTTTGAGGGATGATTTGGAGATATGGAATAGCAAATATATCACCATAATGAGTGATCGCCAAAAG GGCTTAAAAAGGGCTGTTGAAGACATATTTCCAGATGCTGAACACAGAAATTGTGTTCGGCACATTTACACAAATTTCAGAGAGAAATTCAAAGGGAAAACCCTAAAAGATTATTTGTGGAATGCTGCAAGGGCCACATATGTGCAAAGGTTCAACTATTGGCTTGGAGAAATAGAGAAAGAGAGCCTAGAAGCCAGGAGATGGCTTGATCATCAAGACAGGCCCCATGCAAGCTGGACCAG GTACATCCTTGATGCAAGGGATAAGGGAATCATCACAATGCTTGAGATGATCAAGATGAAGTCGATGAGGAGAATATAA
- the LOC120271827 gene encoding 5-keto-4-deoxy-D-glucarate aldolase, translating to MAMASSSSISASRPRPSLFSPKTLVGQIPATLLPRSIPNPNLTSIAISNSRSSPLPLKYSTSPSELAVATPSVTLKPRLAAGETLYGLFLLSSSPTLAEIAGLAGYDYVVIDVEHGAGGISDALPCIRALAATRTAAIIRVPEPTAALTKKALDLGPQGIMFPSVENPEAAALAVSYCRFPPRGIRGTAHPVVRASGYGIDDGYLSRYEEDLLIMVQVETAAGVSQIEAIAGIEGVDCVQMGPLDLSASMGLLWDPGNKKVRTVLREAEGRVLRMGREDRRGPWLGGFAMPHDGPVELKARGYHMVAGAVDIGMFREAAVEDVLRFRRAEVEIGEEEDDGEKPGDAEYWSE from the coding sequence ATGGCCATGGCCTCCTCGTCCTCCATCTCCGCCTCCAGGCCTAGACCCTCACTCTTCTCCCCCAAAACCCTAGTCGGCCAAATCCCTGCAACCCTTCTACCCAGATCcattccaaaccctaatctcacaTCCATCGCCATTTCCAACTCCAGATCCTCGCCTTTGCCTCTCAAATACTCCACATCGCCCTCAGAGCTCGCCGTGGCTACTCCCTCCGTAACCCTAAAACCTCGCCTCGCTGCCGGAGAGACACTCTATGGTCTTTTCCTCTTGAGCTCGTCCCCAACCCTCGCCGAGATCGCTGGCCTCGCCGGCTATGACTACGTTGTCATTGACGTTGAACACGGGGCTGGTGGCATCTCCGATGCCCTCCCTTGCATCCGCGCTCTCGCCGCCACCCGCACCGCGGCAATCATCCGCGTCCCGGAGCCAACCGCAGCCCTAACCAAGAAAGCTCTAGATCTCGGTCCGCAGGGCATCATGTTCCCCTCCGTCGAGAACCCCGAAGCCGCAGCGCTTGCCGTCTCCTACTGCCGTTTCCCACCCCGCGGAATCCGCGGCACCGCTCACCCCGTCGTCCGCGCCTCCGGCTACGGCATCGACGACGGTTACCTCTCCCGATACGAGGAGGATCTACTGATCATGGTGCAAGTGGAAACAGCGGCAGGGGTGAGCCAGATCGAGGCGATTGCTGGCATCGAGGGCGTGGACTGCGTGCAGATGGGGCCGCTGGATCTGAGCGCGAGCATGGGGTTGTTGTGGGATCCGGGGAACAAGAAGGTGAGGACGGTGTTGAGGGAGGCGGAGGGAAGGGTGCTGAGGATGGGGAGAGAGGATCGGAGAGGGCCATGGCTGGGAGGGTTCGCGATGCCGCACGATGGACCGGTGGAGCTGAAAGCGAGGGGGTACCATATGGTGGCCGGAGCAGTGGATATAGGAATGTTCAGGGAGGCGGCGGTGGAGGACGTGCTCCGATTCCGGCGAGCGGAGGTGGAGATCGGGGAGGAAGAGGACGATGGAGAGAAGCCAGGTGACGCCGAGTATTGGAGCGAGTGA